From one Enterococcus sp. DIV2402 genomic stretch:
- a CDS encoding glycoside hydrolase family 1 protein produces MTKFPDNFLWGGAIAANQAEGAYLENGKGLSIADILPVGETRIQKVSLQINENEYYPNHTAIDFYHKFEEDIELFAELGLKCFRTSIAWSRIFPNGDELEPNEDGLQFYDRLFEKLLSKGIEPIVTISHFETPLYLVTEYGGWQNRALIDFFDRYTKVIFDRYKKQVKYWMTFNEINHTHTLPLIAAAVDVMDTATEQEKLTILYQASHNMFVASGKAVLNGKKANNENQIGCMLSLSPIYPATCNPNDVFESYQLRRRSLFYSDVQLRGRYPAYFQRITEENKLILDIQKGDLDIIRKGTCDYLGFSFYRSSLHESGMKILGNTGGLIGKKNPYLKETEWGWPIDPLALRYVCNELTDRYEKPLFIVENGIGLKDIFDSQGNIIDSERMWYLKEHVEAMGEAIKDGCTILGYTWWGPIDIVSAGTGEMEKRYGFIHVDKQNDGTGSLKRTKKASFNYYKQVIASNGQSLNYENYLNGGRNYD; encoded by the coding sequence ATGACAAAATTTCCAGATAATTTCCTATGGGGAGGTGCGATTGCTGCTAACCAAGCTGAGGGGGCTTATTTAGAAAATGGTAAGGGACTAAGTATTGCTGATATCTTGCCAGTTGGCGAAACAAGAATACAAAAAGTTTCTCTTCAAATTAATGAAAATGAGTATTATCCAAATCATACAGCTATTGATTTTTATCATAAATTTGAAGAGGATATTGAGTTATTTGCAGAGTTAGGATTGAAGTGCTTCAGAACTTCGATTGCTTGGTCTAGAATTTTTCCAAATGGGGATGAATTAGAACCCAACGAAGATGGGCTTCAGTTTTACGATCGATTATTTGAGAAACTATTATCTAAAGGAATTGAGCCAATCGTCACTATCTCACATTTCGAAACACCACTTTATCTTGTAACTGAGTACGGTGGATGGCAAAATAGGGCACTAATTGATTTTTTTGATCGATACACAAAGGTTATTTTTGATCGATATAAAAAACAGGTGAAGTATTGGATGACCTTTAATGAAATTAATCATACACATACATTACCGTTGATTGCAGCTGCAGTTGATGTAATGGATACTGCTACAGAGCAAGAAAAATTGACAATTCTTTACCAAGCTAGCCATAACATGTTTGTGGCTAGCGGTAAAGCAGTTCTTAATGGAAAAAAAGCGAATAATGAAAATCAGATTGGTTGTATGCTTTCGTTAAGTCCTATTTATCCTGCTACATGTAATCCCAATGATGTATTTGAATCTTACCAGCTAAGACGCCGCTCTTTGTTTTATAGTGATGTTCAACTAAGAGGAAGATACCCTGCATATTTTCAAAGAATAACAGAGGAAAATAAGCTGATTTTAGATATTCAAAAAGGAGATCTAGATATTATTCGAAAAGGAACCTGTGATTATCTTGGATTTAGTTTCTATAGAAGTTCTTTACACGAATCTGGGATGAAGATTTTAGGCAATACAGGGGGACTCATAGGGAAGAAAAATCCTTATTTAAAAGAGACTGAATGGGGATGGCCGATTGATCCGTTAGCCTTAAGATATGTGTGTAATGAGTTAACTGATCGTTATGAAAAACCACTCTTTATTGTTGAAAATGGAATTGGTTTGAAAGATATATTTGATTCTCAAGGAAATATTATTGATTCAGAGAGAATGTGGTATTTGAAAGAACATGTGGAAGCAATGGGCGAAGCAATCAAAGATGGTTGCACTATTCTAGGTTATACTTGGTGGGGACCAATTGATATCGTCTCTGCAGGAACTGGTGAGATGGAAAAGCGCTATGGCTTTATTCATGTAGATAAGCAAAATGATGGTACAGGCAGTTTAAAACGAACCAAAAAAGCAAGTTTTAATTATTATAAGCAAGTTATTGCATCTAATGGACAATCTTTAAATTACGAAAACTATCTGAATGGAGGAAGGAATTATGACTAA
- a CDS encoding beta-glucoside-specific PTS transporter subunit IIABC, producing the protein MAKDYKKLTDNIIAYVGGEKNVSSLYHCITRLRFKLKDVNVARENKDKIQNLDGVLSVIEGNGQFQVVIGNQVSDVFQTIIDNYDIKNALENEGDEEEQEEKSGNILIRFFNILSSIFNPIIIALAGAGMLKALLVVLTTYNLLSSEGSTYKILSAAGNSVFYFLPLFLAISAARIFKANIFVALAIVAALLEPNFTGMVTENGVVVDFLGIPAVLMGYSGTVIPAIVSVYIYSHLEKLLKKVIPKSMEIFALSLVALLIMVPLTVLVIGPIGVMLGDGLGNAMNFISDKSGLLAGLLIGGGWTFLVMMGIHWGVVPIMVNNLATYGYDTLRPMIAAATFASTGVALGVFLRSRNKDTKGLALSSLLPALLGGITEPIVYGLSVKYKKPLIAQTIVGAITGAFMGALQIKAIVYVFPALTTLPAFFGDTFIYYLFGITAAFFGSAALTYILGLGEVGKREETQTGDSNTLDVVVPVEGEVITLDDVKDEVFSSRAMGDGLAIYPETGDLFAPISGEIVTVFPTGHALGIKSTTGTEVLVHIGLNTVDLEKGIFNISVKQGDQVANGQKIGSFNLEKIKAKGYDPTTMLIFTNGIKEEKLVVLDKAMNDVTKFVAHTTLEGVIENS; encoded by the coding sequence ATGGCAAAAGATTACAAAAAACTTACTGATAATATTATAGCATATGTCGGTGGCGAAAAAAATGTTAGTAGTCTATATCATTGCATTACAAGGTTAAGATTTAAATTAAAAGATGTGAATGTTGCCAGAGAAAATAAAGATAAAATACAAAATCTGGACGGGGTTTTGTCTGTTATTGAAGGAAACGGACAATTCCAAGTAGTAATTGGTAATCAAGTTTCTGATGTTTTTCAAACTATTATAGATAATTACGATATAAAAAATGCATTAGAAAATGAGGGAGATGAAGAAGAACAAGAGGAAAAATCAGGAAACATACTGATTCGTTTCTTTAATATCTTGTCATCAATATTCAATCCGATTATTATTGCTTTGGCTGGTGCAGGTATGCTAAAAGCATTGCTTGTTGTATTGACTACCTATAATCTGCTAAGTAGTGAAGGTAGTACGTATAAAATATTATCTGCTGCAGGGAATAGTGTATTTTATTTTTTACCTTTATTTTTAGCAATTAGTGCAGCACGTATTTTCAAAGCAAATATATTTGTTGCATTGGCAATCGTAGCTGCTTTGTTGGAACCTAACTTCACGGGAATGGTTACTGAAAATGGTGTGGTCGTTGATTTTCTTGGGATTCCAGCAGTTTTAATGGGTTATTCTGGAACAGTTATTCCAGCAATTGTCTCTGTTTATATTTATTCTCATTTGGAAAAGTTATTGAAAAAAGTGATACCAAAGAGCATGGAAATTTTTGCTTTGTCCCTAGTTGCGTTATTAATTATGGTACCGCTAACGGTACTAGTCATTGGTCCAATTGGTGTTATGTTGGGGGATGGACTTGGAAATGCAATGAATTTTATTAGTGATAAGAGTGGCTTATTAGCAGGTCTGCTAATTGGCGGTGGCTGGACTTTCTTAGTAATGATGGGAATTCATTGGGGTGTTGTACCAATTATGGTCAATAATTTAGCAACCTATGGTTATGATACGCTACGTCCCATGATTGCGGCTGCAACTTTTGCTAGTACAGGTGTTGCTTTAGGTGTATTTTTACGTTCAAGAAATAAAGATACCAAAGGATTAGCGCTATCCTCTTTGTTACCAGCCTTATTAGGTGGAATTACTGAACCAATTGTGTATGGTTTATCTGTGAAATATAAGAAACCACTTATTGCTCAAACGATTGTGGGTGCAATTACGGGTGCTTTTATGGGAGCTTTACAAATTAAAGCTATTGTCTATGTCTTTCCAGCTTTAACTACTTTGCCAGCTTTCTTTGGTGATACGTTCATCTATTATTTGTTCGGCATTACAGCAGCTTTCTTTGGAAGTGCAGCTTTGACTTATATTTTAGGTTTAGGAGAAGTTGGGAAAAGAGAAGAAACTCAAACAGGAGATTCAAATACGCTCGATGTGGTGGTTCCTGTTGAAGGAGAAGTTATTACATTAGATGACGTAAAAGATGAAGTTTTTTCTTCAAGAGCAATGGGTGATGGTTTAGCAATTTATCCAGAAACAGGGGATTTGTTTGCACCAATCTCTGGAGAAATTGTCACTGTTTTTCCAACAGGGCATGCTTTAGGAATCAAATCAACTACTGGAACGGAAGTGTTAGTCCACATCGGATTAAATACAGTTGATTTGGAAAAAGGCATATTTAATATTTCTGTTAAGCAAGGTGATCAAGTGGCTAATGGTCAGAAAATCGGTTCATTTAATCTTGAAAAAATCAAAGCAAAGGGATATGATCCAACGACAATGTTGATTTTTACAAATGGTATCAAAGAAGAAAAATTAGTTGTTTTAGACAAAGCAATGAATGATGTAACAAAATTTGTCGCACATACAACTTTGGAAGGAGTTATAGAGAATTCATGA
- a CDS encoding MurR/RpiR family transcriptional regulator, with product MGLLIIRLITFLNSQAPETTNYHIAMTMLANYSNLHLISIGKIAKLCNVSKSTISKFARQLGFDDYLDLKDNAAFIENRFNNPLNYLSNILTSIETDGFDNYLNAVTTDINFLRVNLDFDAVDNIAKAINDYDNVAAFGLVFSESAAIDMQYKLAYNGKFIRTFQDDVIQEDFLRNAGEDTLIIILTNSGDYLTKQQIKLGTPRKDIFSKTKAKIVVISSNPVVKNFSFVDEALIFPHQTKYQTHSIMYQIITDLIVSRYRYFNSLL from the coding sequence ATGGGATTACTTATTATTAGATTAATTACTTTTTTAAATAGTCAGGCACCAGAAACTACTAACTATCATATCGCTATGACTATGCTAGCAAATTATTCAAATCTTCACTTGATTAGTATTGGAAAGATTGCCAAATTATGTAATGTATCAAAATCAACTATTTCGAAATTTGCTCGACAATTAGGATTTGATGATTATTTAGACTTAAAGGATAACGCTGCTTTTATTGAAAATAGATTCAACAATCCGTTGAATTATCTTTCGAATATTTTAACTTCCATTGAGACAGATGGCTTTGATAACTATTTGAATGCCGTGACAACAGACATTAATTTTTTACGAGTAAATCTAGACTTTGATGCAGTAGATAATATTGCTAAAGCGATTAATGACTATGACAATGTGGCAGCCTTTGGTTTAGTTTTCTCTGAATCAGCAGCAATTGATATGCAATATAAATTAGCTTACAACGGTAAGTTCATACGTACTTTTCAAGATGATGTGATTCAAGAAGACTTTTTACGCAATGCTGGAGAAGATACGTTAATAATTATTTTGACAAATTCCGGAGACTATTTGACAAAACAACAAATTAAATTGGGAACGCCACGAAAAGATATTTTTTCGAAAACAAAGGCGAAAATAGTTGTAATCAGCTCTAACCCTGTCGTTAAAAATTTCTCATTCGTTGATGAAGCACTCATTTTCCCTCATCAAACAAAATATCAGACACATTCGATTATGTACCAAATTATTACTGACCTTATTGTTTCAAGGTATCGTTACTTTAATTCTCTTCTGTGA